A stretch of Octopus bimaculoides isolate UCB-OBI-ISO-001 chromosome 23, ASM119413v2, whole genome shotgun sequence DNA encodes these proteins:
- the LOC106880555 gene encoding uncharacterized protein LOC106880555, translating into MALVDKRQQVEPFWRWRLAQFSLPHPDLRKSFAELGVTSLPVGLTNVEPISQTANARKAAMLNKLESKLDNNQKSKLSKHVHRSRDERKIQRPEDTVYQHIKNLKDEYMKNGGQRADVLAQMQKLEMEARLQAMRQYELERNPQDIPKDTVTDLKQPSINKDDIETLEKDHRKNLLLLHQKIEIIQQQKELERHQRDLDKIVSGSRWNQIVVKSSKESMYSQSSRDGLYIQYNFIDGLPEEATICRLLLHWFNGTSSVAAEEDLTMSPTVVCDYRNKWQDWQNNVKYQGFATFVNKQIVPRKIYSSKLCVVVEVQIAMNTSQSPERNSLYTQAWTRIHLFNRYHQPQLGKFSVPLKTLPINAKLSAAEFEARNQFEDAELYYEIQNVNEEFSSESFYDRPLYRQFYQCILYLSPTISTILQYWRRKDIISGDEDFSKLT; encoded by the exons ATGGCTCTGGTTGACAAGAGACAGCAAGTAGAACCCTTCTGGAGGTGGAGACTAGCTCAGTTCTCACTGCCCCATCCAG aCCTTCGGAAAAGTTTTGCAGAGTTGGGTGTGACTTCTCTTCCAGTTGGCTTGACAAATGTTGAGCCAATCAGTCAAACAGCAAATGCAAGGAAAGCTGCTATGCTCAACAAACTGGAATCAAAATTGGATAACAACCAAAAGTCCAAATTGAGTAAACATGTTCACAGATCAAG AGACGAAAGGAAGATCCAAAGACCAGAGGATACTGTCTATCAACACATCAA aaACTTAAAAGATGAATATATGAAGAATGGAGGTCAAAGAGCTGATGTGTTGGCCCAAATGCAGAAGTTGGAGATGGAAGCCAGACTACAAG cTATGAGACAATATGAACTGGAGAGAAACCCTCAAGATATTCCGAAAGATACTGTCACAGACCTCAAGCAACCATCAATAAACAAAG ATGATATTGAAACACTGGAAAAAGATCATCGGAAAAATCTGTTGCTTCTTCACCAAAAGATTGAAATTATTCAACAACAGAAAGAACTAGAAAGGCATCAACGTGACTTGGATAAGATTGTATCTGGGAGTCGATGGAATCAG ATAGTCGTGAAGTCAAGCAAAGAAAGCATGTACAGTCAGTCAAGCAG GGATGGTCTCTATATTCAATACAACTTCATTGATGGCCTGCCAGAAGAGGCTACCATTTGTCGGCTGCTCTTACATTGGTTTAATGGCACCAGTTCAGTAGCTGCAGAGGAAGACCTTACCATGTCCCCAACAGTGGTCTGTGATTATCGCAACAAATGGCAAGACTGGCAGAACAACGTCAAATATCAAGGATTTGCAACGTTTGTGAACAAGCAGATAGTGCCAAG aAAGATCTACAGCTCTAAGCTGTGTGTTGTGGTTGAGGTTCAAATCGCCATGAACACCAGTCAGTCGCCAGAACGGAACAGTCTGTACACCCAGGCCTGGACACGGATTCATCTCTTCAATAGATACCATCAGCCACAGCTTGGAAAATTCAGTGTCCCTCTGAAGACTCTCCCCATCAATGCTAAGCTTTCAGCAGCTGAATTTGAAGCACGGAACCAG TTTGAGGATGCGGAGCTTTACTATGAAATCCAGAATGTGAATGAAGAATTTTCATCTGAAAGCTTCTATGATCGACCACTTTACAGACAGTTCTATCAG tgtattctttatctatcGCCGACAATATCAACCATACTACAATATTGGAGGCGTAAGGATATAATATCAGGCGACGAAGATTTTTCAAAGCTCACGTAG